The Amycolatopsis sp. DG1A-15b genome window below encodes:
- a CDS encoding FliA/WhiG family RNA polymerase sigma factor has translation MTAGPHVTEAAGVTTHGEAAAPEETRAGYDVDAGIAALWQQFADSPDQASRDRLVLHYAPLVKYVAGRVGTGLPTHIDVGDLVQSGIFGLVDAIEKFDPERGLRFETYAMQRIRGAILDDLRSQDWVPRAVRSKAKEAERAMERLGARLHRTPTDAELAAELGIGLDDLRDFYGQLQLTSVVALEDLVAAGKDSGSLVDTLPDDDAVDPVAVLVDQDNRRQLAQAIAQLTERDKIVVSLYYFESLTLAEIGKVLGVTESRVSQLHTRAVMRLRAKLVEQTGA, from the coding sequence ATGACCGCAGGCCCGCACGTGACCGAAGCCGCCGGAGTGACCACTCACGGTGAGGCTGCCGCGCCCGAGGAGACCCGGGCCGGCTACGACGTCGACGCCGGAATCGCGGCTCTGTGGCAGCAGTTCGCCGACAGCCCGGACCAGGCGTCGCGCGATCGGCTCGTGCTGCACTACGCCCCGCTCGTCAAGTACGTCGCCGGCCGGGTCGGCACCGGGCTGCCCACCCACATCGACGTCGGTGACCTCGTGCAGTCGGGCATCTTCGGGCTCGTGGACGCGATCGAGAAGTTCGACCCCGAGCGCGGCCTGCGCTTCGAGACGTACGCGATGCAGCGCATCCGCGGCGCGATCCTCGACGACCTCCGTTCGCAGGACTGGGTACCGCGCGCGGTGCGCAGCAAGGCCAAGGAAGCCGAGCGCGCGATGGAGCGCCTCGGCGCCCGCCTGCACCGCACCCCGACCGACGCGGAGCTCGCCGCCGAACTCGGCATCGGCCTCGACGACCTGCGCGACTTCTACGGCCAGTTGCAGCTCACCAGCGTCGTCGCGCTGGAGGACCTGGTGGCCGCGGGCAAGGACAGCGGCTCGCTGGTCGACACGCTGCCCGACGACGACGCCGTCGACCCGGTCGCGGTGCTCGTCGACCAGGACAACCGCCGCCAGCTCGCCCAGGCGATCGCGCAGCTGACCGAGCGGGACAAGATCGTGGTCAGCCTCTACTACTTCGAAAGCCTGACCCTCGCCGAGATCGGCAAGGTCCTCGGGGTCACGGAGTCGCGGGTGAGCCAGCTGCACACGCGGGCGGTCATGCGGCTGCGCGCCAAGCTGGTCGAGCAGACCGGCGCCTGA
- a CDS encoding M23 family metallopeptidase produces the protein MAAPALPPSAAAEPGADHPLIPRQPRLAWPLSPVPVITKYFDAPETPFGPGHRGLDLAAVPGQDVLAADAGVVVFAGSVGGRPVLSVDHDGGLRTTYEPVVTKVAVGEQVYRGQVLGTVLAGHPGCTVAACLHWGVRRGEEYVDPLALTGEVGEYRLKPWGGGR, from the coding sequence ATGGCGGCCCCGGCCTTGCCGCCGTCCGCTGCGGCCGAACCTGGGGCGGACCATCCCCTCATCCCGCGGCAACCGCGGCTCGCCTGGCCACTGTCACCCGTTCCGGTGATCACAAAGTATTTCGACGCCCCGGAAACGCCCTTCGGTCCCGGCCATCGCGGACTGGACCTGGCCGCCGTGCCCGGGCAGGACGTGCTGGCCGCCGATGCGGGCGTTGTCGTCTTCGCCGGTTCCGTGGGTGGGCGGCCCGTGCTCTCCGTCGACCACGATGGCGGGCTGCGGACGACCTACGAGCCCGTCGTAACGAAAGTGGCCGTGGGCGAACAGGTCTACCGAGGCCAAGTGCTCGGCACCGTCCTCGCCGGGCATCCCGGCTGCACGGTGGCAGCGTGCCTGCACTGGGGTGTGCGGCGGGGCGAGGAGTACGTCGATCCCCTCGCGCTGACCGGCGAGGTGGGCGAATACCGGCTCAAGCCGTGGGGAGGTGGTCGGTGA
- the rpsB gene encoding 30S ribosomal protein S2, protein MAVVTMKQLLDSGVHFGHQTRRWNPKMKRYIFTERNGIYIIDLQQTLTYIDRAYEFIKETVAHGGTIMFVGTKKQAQEAIAAEASRVGMPYVNQRWLGGMLTNFQTVHKRLLRLKELESREQTGGFEGLTKREILTLTREKDKLEKTLGGIRDMAKVPSIVWIVDTKKEHIAVGEARKLNIPVVAILDTNCDPDEVDYPIPGNDDAIRSAALLTKVVAEAAAAGLMQRSSRNGASADTKPEPGVAADEPLAEWEKELLAGSETAAADATEAAAAVEAAPAEAAPEQATASS, encoded by the coding sequence ATGGCCGTCGTCACCATGAAGCAGCTGCTCGACAGCGGCGTGCACTTCGGGCACCAGACCCGCCGGTGGAACCCGAAGATGAAGCGCTACATCTTCACCGAGCGCAACGGCATCTACATCATCGACCTGCAGCAGACGCTGACCTACATCGACCGTGCGTACGAGTTCATCAAGGAAACCGTCGCGCACGGCGGCACCATCATGTTCGTCGGCACGAAGAAGCAGGCTCAGGAAGCCATCGCGGCCGAAGCCTCGCGCGTGGGCATGCCCTACGTGAACCAGCGCTGGCTCGGCGGCATGCTGACCAACTTCCAGACGGTGCACAAGCGTCTTCTCCGCCTGAAGGAGCTCGAGTCGCGGGAGCAGACCGGCGGCTTCGAAGGTCTTACCAAGCGCGAGATCCTGACGCTGACCCGCGAGAAGGACAAGCTCGAGAAGACCCTCGGCGGTATCCGCGACATGGCCAAGGTGCCGAGCATCGTGTGGATCGTCGACACGAAGAAGGAGCACATCGCCGTCGGCGAGGCTCGGAAGCTGAACATCCCGGTCGTCGCGATCCTGGACACCAACTGCGACCCGGACGAGGTCGACTACCCGATCCCGGGCAACGACGACGCCATCCGGTCCGCCGCGCTGCTGACCAAGGTCGTCGCCGAGGCCGCGGCCGCCGGTCTGATGCAGCGCTCCAGCCGCAACGGTGCTTCGGCCGACACGAAGCCGGAGCCGGGCGTCGCCGCCGACGAGCCGCTGGCCGAGTGGGAGAAGGAGCTGCTCGCCGGCTCCGAGACCGCCGCCGCCGACGCGACCGAAGCCGCCGCTGCCGTCGAGGCGGCCCCGGCCGAGGCCGCTCCCGAGCAGGCGACCGCCTCCTCCTGA
- the tsf gene encoding translation elongation factor Ts: MANYTAADVKRLREMTGAGMMDCKKALEENGGDFDKAVEFLRIKGAKDVGKRAERATAEGLVTGDGGVLIELDSETDFVAKNADFQALAAKIVEVAKTVKTSDVEALKGAELEGKTVNEVVQELSARIGEKLELRRVVAFEGQTATYLHRRGSDLPPAVGVLVEFTGDDAEAARGAAMQVAALRAKYLTRDEVPAQIVENERRIAEQTAREEGKPEQAMPKIIEGKVNAYYKDNVLLEQPSVKDNKKTVKALLDEAGVTLTKFARFEVGQA, translated from the coding sequence ATGGCGAACTACACCGCCGCTGACGTGAAGCGCCTGCGCGAGATGACCGGCGCCGGCATGATGGACTGCAAGAAGGCCCTCGAGGAGAACGGCGGCGACTTCGACAAGGCCGTCGAGTTCCTCCGCATCAAGGGCGCCAAGGACGTCGGCAAGCGCGCCGAGCGCGCCACCGCCGAGGGCCTGGTCACCGGCGACGGCGGCGTCCTCATCGAGCTCGACTCCGAGACCGACTTCGTCGCGAAGAACGCCGACTTCCAGGCGCTCGCCGCGAAGATCGTCGAGGTCGCGAAGACCGTCAAGACCTCCGACGTCGAAGCGCTCAAGGGTGCCGAGCTCGAAGGCAAGACCGTCAACGAGGTCGTCCAGGAGCTCTCGGCCCGCATCGGCGAGAAGCTCGAACTGCGCCGCGTCGTGGCCTTCGAGGGCCAGACCGCGACCTACCTGCACCGCCGTGGCTCCGACCTGCCGCCGGCCGTCGGCGTGCTCGTCGAGTTCACCGGTGACGACGCCGAGGCCGCCCGTGGTGCCGCCATGCAGGTCGCCGCGCTGCGCGCGAAGTACCTGACCCGCGACGAGGTGCCGGCCCAGATCGTCGAGAACGAGCGCCGCATCGCCGAGCAGACCGCCCGCGAAGAAGGCAAGCCGGAGCAGGCCATGCCGAAGATCATCGAGGGCAAGGTCAACGCCTACTACAAGGACAACGTCCTGCTCGAGCAGCCGTCGGTCAAGGACAACAAGAAGACCGTCAAGGCCCTGCTCGACGAGGCCGGCGTGACGCTGACCAAGTTCGCGCGCTTCGAGGTCGGCCAGGCCTGA
- the pyrH gene encoding UMP kinase, with the protein MGDRVEGGYRRVLLKLGGEMFGGGSIGVDPDVVHSVAQQIADVARTGVQVAVVIGGGNYFRGAELSVRGMDRDRADYMAMLGTVMNCLALQDFLEKEGLPTRVQTAITMGQVAEPYIPRRAERHLEKGRVVIFGAGVGMPYFSTDTAAAQRALELGCEAVLMAKAVDGVYTADPKADPTAEMFREITHREVLERDLKVADATAFSLCMDNNMPIIVFNLLTEGNIARAVSGERIGTLVSTPTAGVPA; encoded by the coding sequence ATGGGTGACCGGGTCGAAGGTGGCTACCGGCGGGTGCTGCTGAAACTGGGCGGCGAGATGTTCGGCGGTGGTTCGATCGGCGTCGATCCGGACGTCGTCCACTCGGTCGCGCAGCAGATCGCCGACGTCGCCCGCACCGGGGTCCAGGTCGCGGTCGTGATCGGCGGCGGCAACTACTTCCGGGGCGCCGAACTTTCGGTGCGTGGCATGGACCGCGACCGCGCCGACTACATGGCGATGCTGGGCACCGTGATGAACTGCCTGGCGCTGCAGGACTTCCTGGAGAAGGAGGGCCTGCCCACCCGCGTGCAGACCGCCATCACGATGGGCCAGGTCGCCGAGCCCTACATCCCGCGCCGCGCCGAGCGGCACCTGGAGAAGGGCCGCGTCGTGATCTTCGGCGCCGGGGTCGGCATGCCGTACTTCTCCACCGACACCGCGGCCGCGCAGCGGGCGCTCGAGCTGGGCTGCGAAGCCGTGCTGATGGCGAAGGCCGTCGACGGCGTCTACACCGCGGACCCGAAGGCCGACCCCACCGCCGAGATGTTCCGCGAGATCACCCACCGCGAGGTGCTGGAGCGGGACCTGAAGGTCGCCGACGCGACGGCGTTCAGCCTCTGCATGGACAACAACATGCCGATCATCGTGTTCAACCTGCTCACCGAGGGGAACATCGCCCGCGCGGTGAGTGGTGAAAGAATCGGCACGTTGGTCAGCACCCCCACTGCCGGGGTGCCGGCCTAG
- the frr gene encoding ribosome recycling factor, with the protein MIDETLLDAEEKMEKAVSVAKDDLTSVRTGRATPSMFSRIVVEYYGAPTPLNQLASVNVPEARMALIKPYDQTQLVAIEKAIRESDLGVNPSNDGNVIRIVIPQLTEERRKEMVKVAKSKGEDARVTIRSIRRKAKEELDRIGKDGEAGEDEVVRAEKELQNLTDTYSHKVDELVKHKEAELLEV; encoded by the coding sequence GTGATCGACGAGACCCTCCTCGATGCCGAGGAGAAGATGGAAAAAGCGGTGTCCGTCGCCAAGGATGATCTGACGTCGGTGCGCACCGGCCGGGCCACCCCGTCGATGTTCTCGCGCATCGTGGTCGAGTACTACGGCGCGCCGACCCCGCTGAACCAGCTGGCCAGCGTCAACGTGCCGGAGGCGCGGATGGCGCTGATCAAGCCGTACGACCAGACCCAGCTCGTCGCGATCGAGAAGGCCATCCGCGAGTCCGACCTCGGGGTCAACCCGAGCAACGACGGCAACGTGATCCGGATCGTCATCCCGCAGCTCACCGAGGAGCGGCGCAAGGAGATGGTCAAGGTCGCCAAGAGCAAGGGTGAGGATGCGCGGGTGACCATCCGCAGCATCCGCCGCAAGGCCAAGGAAGAGCTCGACCGCATCGGCAAGGACGGCGAAGCGGGCGAAGACGAGGTCGTGCGCGCGGAGAAGGAGCTGCAGAACCTCACCGACACGTACTCACACAAGGTCGACGAGCTGGTCAAGCACAAGGAAGCCGAGCTGCTCGAGGTCTGA
- a CDS encoding phosphatidate cytidylyltransferase, which produces MAQVSEEREDRVDATGAHPAATPGTPEPGDAGTPATGTPVVPEASGNGEAARLSAAGTAAAGTSAASANGVAAGEVTDASAKDAAAEASAADGAAAEPAPEAKKASKAGRNLPAAIGVALLLGAAIIVSLLTVRYLFIGIIAVAIAVGTFEFAGVLRRVADIRVAMIPVLVGGQAMIWLAWPFGREGALTAFVLTVLACLLWRLPGGAKGYLRDISASTFAAAYLPLFGAFAAMLVPPSDGVGRVLTFLIGVVASDTGGYIAGVLGGKHPMAPTISPKKTWEGFAGSVIGGVVAGALTLSLLLDGHVWQGVIFGVAIVLTATLGDLVESLIKRDLGVKDMGTLLPGHGGIMDRLDSLLPSAVVSWLLLSAFVPV; this is translated from the coding sequence ATGGCACAGGTGAGCGAGGAACGCGAGGACCGGGTGGACGCCACCGGAGCACACCCGGCGGCCACGCCCGGGACGCCGGAGCCGGGCGACGCCGGCACCCCGGCCACGGGGACGCCGGTCGTGCCGGAGGCCTCGGGCAACGGGGAAGCGGCCCGGTTGTCGGCCGCCGGAACCGCCGCGGCCGGAACTTCCGCGGCCTCGGCCAACGGTGTGGCGGCCGGCGAGGTGACGGACGCCTCGGCCAAGGACGCGGCGGCGGAGGCCTCCGCGGCCGACGGCGCGGCCGCGGAACCGGCGCCGGAGGCCAAAAAGGCCTCCAAGGCCGGGCGGAACCTGCCCGCGGCCATCGGGGTTGCGTTGCTGCTCGGCGCCGCGATCATCGTTTCCCTGCTCACCGTTCGCTACCTGTTCATCGGGATCATCGCGGTCGCGATCGCGGTCGGCACCTTCGAATTCGCCGGGGTGCTGCGCCGGGTCGCCGACATCCGGGTCGCGATGATCCCGGTGCTCGTCGGCGGGCAGGCGATGATCTGGCTCGCCTGGCCGTTCGGCCGGGAGGGCGCGCTCACCGCGTTCGTCCTCACCGTGCTCGCCTGCCTGCTGTGGCGGCTGCCCGGCGGGGCGAAGGGCTACCTGCGTGACATCAGCGCGTCCACCTTCGCCGCCGCGTACCTGCCGCTCTTCGGCGCCTTCGCGGCGATGCTCGTGCCACCGTCGGACGGCGTCGGGCGCGTTCTCACCTTCCTGATCGGTGTCGTCGCGTCGGACACCGGTGGCTACATCGCCGGCGTGCTCGGCGGCAAGCACCCGATGGCCCCCACCATCAGCCCGAAGAAGACCTGGGAAGGCTTCGCGGGTTCGGTGATCGGCGGCGTCGTGGCCGGGGCGCTGACGCTCAGCCTGCTGCTCGACGGCCACGTCTGGCAGGGCGTGATCTTCGGCGTCGCCATCGTGCTGACCGCGACCCTGGGCGACCTCGTCGAGTCGCTGATCAAGCGCGACCTCGGCGTCAAGGACATGGGCACGCTGCTGCCCGGGCACGGCGGGATCATGGACCGCCTCGACTCGCTGCTGCCCTCGGCCGTCGTGTCCTGGCTGCTGCTTTCGGCGTTCGTTCCGGTCTAG
- a CDS encoding VOC family protein has product MAIGPSSTPSPVPAGIPCWIELACREQAVVERFYGALFGWEYTTQRDPATSDGRYAIAALNTLPVGGLYRAAQGTPLGWMPHISVPHTASAAEWVEHLGGRITLGPVAIPDRGTIMHAIDACGAPVVFWEVPPNWEFVTGIPNTFSGADLNTHDGVAADHFYTKLFTYGSHQIGDGEMLDYVEWLIEHEPVLYRYVMGSEYSLDTPPHWLVYFDIDPARGVDAVAGEALMHGGTVVIQPYDTPFGRMSILADPEGAVFAVIDHSRVAEGWGRAEVDDPYDD; this is encoded by the coding sequence ATGGCAATCGGCCCGTCCAGTACCCCGTCCCCGGTCCCGGCCGGAATTCCGTGCTGGATCGAGCTGGCCTGCCGGGAGCAGGCCGTGGTGGAGAGATTCTACGGCGCCCTGTTCGGCTGGGAGTACACAACTCAGCGGGATCCGGCGACGTCCGACGGCCGTTACGCCATCGCGGCGCTCAACACCCTCCCCGTCGGCGGGCTCTACCGCGCGGCCCAGGGCACACCGCTGGGCTGGATGCCGCACATCTCCGTGCCCCACACCGCGAGCGCGGCCGAGTGGGTGGAGCACCTCGGCGGGCGGATCACGCTCGGGCCGGTGGCGATCCCGGACCGCGGCACGATCATGCACGCCATCGACGCGTGCGGCGCGCCGGTGGTGTTCTGGGAGGTGCCGCCGAACTGGGAGTTCGTCACCGGGATCCCGAACACCTTCAGCGGCGCGGACCTCAACACCCACGACGGCGTCGCGGCGGATCACTTCTACACCAAGCTGTTCACCTACGGCAGCCATCAGATCGGCGACGGCGAGATGCTCGACTACGTCGAATGGCTCATCGAGCACGAGCCGGTGCTCTACCGGTACGTGATGGGTTCGGAGTACAGCCTCGACACCCCGCCGCACTGGCTCGTGTACTTCGACATCGACCCGGCCCGCGGCGTCGACGCGGTCGCGGGCGAGGCGCTCATGCACGGCGGCACGGTGGTGATCCAGCCCTACGACACCCCGTTCGGCCGGATGTCCATCCTCGCCGACCCCGAGGGCGCGGTCTTCGCGGTGATCGACCACTCCCGCGTCGCCGAAGGCTGGGGCCGCGCGGAGGTCGACGACCCCTACGACGACTAG
- a CDS encoding class I SAM-dependent methyltransferase has protein sequence MRWSSRRAEVVPSPNIWYYQADYELENRAQDSGGEIWRVLREEHDWTGQDVLDVGCGDGFHLPRFARDARSVLGVEPHEPLVRSALKRVEGLSNVDVRMGRAQRLPVRSASVDVVHARTAYFFGPGCEPGLAEAERVLRPGGALLIVDLDVTSEPYGRWMRADLPHYDPGAVERFFARAGFGCRRVVTEWRFATAADLEAVLKIEFSRPVAEQAIAEALQRNGNRAQDLTLPVGYRVHTRLKPTGLVLPGHSASSEGAEDSSSSSPRMP, from the coding sequence GTGCGGTGGTCGTCGCGGCGCGCGGAGGTCGTGCCCAGCCCCAACATCTGGTACTACCAGGCCGATTACGAGCTGGAGAACCGCGCGCAGGACAGTGGCGGCGAGATCTGGCGGGTGCTTCGGGAGGAGCACGACTGGACCGGCCAGGACGTGCTGGACGTCGGCTGCGGTGACGGGTTTCACTTGCCGCGCTTCGCTCGTGACGCGCGATCAGTGCTCGGAGTGGAGCCTCACGAGCCGTTGGTGCGAAGTGCGCTCAAGCGCGTCGAGGGACTGTCGAACGTGGACGTCCGGATGGGCCGGGCCCAGCGGCTGCCGGTCCGCAGCGCGAGCGTCGACGTCGTGCACGCCCGCACGGCGTACTTCTTCGGGCCCGGGTGCGAGCCCGGGCTGGCGGAGGCCGAGCGGGTGCTGCGGCCGGGTGGCGCGCTCCTGATCGTCGACCTCGACGTGACCAGCGAGCCCTACGGCCGCTGGATGCGCGCCGACCTACCGCACTACGACCCGGGCGCCGTGGAACGGTTCTTCGCCCGGGCCGGGTTCGGCTGCCGCCGAGTCGTGACGGAATGGCGTTTCGCGACCGCCGCGGACCTCGAAGCCGTGCTGAAGATCGAATTCAGCCGGCCGGTCGCCGAACAGGCGATCGCGGAGGCCTTGCAGCGTAACGGGAATCGCGCCCAGGACCTGACGCTGCCGGTGGGCTACCGCGTTCACACGCGGCTCAAGCCCACCGGCCTCGTCCTGCCAGGTCACTCGGCTTCTTCCGAAGGAGCCGAGGACTCGTCCTCGTCTTCGCCGAGGATGCCGTAG
- a CDS encoding PadR family transcriptional regulator, translating to MRRQRHPFAHERGRTPFGPFGGFGEFPPGFGPGGRGRGHGPGRRGHGGRRSRRGDVRAAILALLAEQPRHGYEIIREIGERSGGFWRPSPGSVYPTLQLLADEGLVLSKDEHGKKLFELTDTGRAAAEQQDSTPPWEQIAQDVDPTEVGLAKAGKNLAAAVVQIMRAGTESQQARAAEVLNDARRSLYGILGEDEDESSAPSEEAE from the coding sequence ATGCGTAGGCAACGACACCCCTTCGCCCACGAACGTGGGCGCACACCTTTCGGGCCCTTCGGTGGTTTCGGCGAGTTCCCCCCGGGCTTCGGCCCCGGTGGACGCGGTCGCGGCCACGGTCCGGGCCGGCGGGGTCACGGCGGACGGCGCAGCCGCCGCGGTGACGTCCGCGCCGCGATCCTGGCGCTGCTCGCCGAGCAGCCCCGGCACGGCTACGAGATCATCCGCGAGATCGGCGAGCGCTCCGGCGGCTTCTGGCGGCCGAGCCCCGGCTCGGTCTACCCGACGCTGCAGCTGCTGGCCGACGAAGGCCTGGTCCTCAGCAAGGACGAGCACGGCAAGAAGCTGTTCGAGCTGACCGACACCGGCCGTGCCGCCGCGGAGCAGCAGGACAGCACCCCGCCGTGGGAGCAGATCGCCCAGGACGTCGACCCGACCGAGGTCGGGCTGGCGAAGGCGGGCAAGAACCTGGCCGCCGCCGTCGTGCAGATCATGCGCGCGGGCACCGAGAGCCAGCAGGCCCGCGCGGCCGAGGTCCTCAACGACGCCCGGCGCTCGCTCTACGGCATCCTCGGCGAAGACGAGGACGAGTCCTCGGCTCCTTCGGAAGAAGCCGAGTGA
- a CDS encoding iron chelate uptake ABC transporter family permease subunit has product MRTRSLPLTAGLLVLAAAVAAAVLLSIGVGTRGLSPGTVLNALFHFDAGNPDHLVVRELRLPRTPAGALAGVALGLSGAVIQGATRNPLADPGLLGVNAGAALFVVLGIGTFGITSVGGYVWFGFLGAAAAGGVVYGVSSLGRAGATPVKLALAGAAVTAALASVTSALLLTDQTTFDQYRFWQVGSLTCRDAATITQAVPFVVAGVLLALVAARRLNALALGEDVARSLGQNVAVARLVCALAVVVLCGSATAIAGPIAFVGLTVSHAARLVTGPDHRWLLPYSALLAPLLLLVSDVVGRVVARPAEVQVGIVTALVGAPVFVFLVRRRKVVAV; this is encoded by the coding sequence GTGCGGACCCGCTCGCTCCCGCTGACGGCCGGGTTGCTGGTCCTCGCCGCGGCCGTGGCCGCCGCCGTGCTGCTCAGCATCGGCGTCGGCACCCGCGGCCTGAGCCCGGGCACCGTGCTCAACGCGCTCTTCCACTTCGACGCGGGCAACCCCGACCACCTCGTCGTCCGCGAACTCCGCCTCCCGCGCACGCCCGCCGGGGCGCTGGCCGGCGTCGCGCTGGGCCTCTCCGGCGCCGTCATCCAGGGCGCCACGCGCAACCCCCTGGCCGATCCCGGGCTGCTCGGCGTCAACGCGGGTGCCGCGCTCTTCGTCGTCCTCGGCATCGGCACGTTCGGCATCACGAGCGTCGGCGGGTACGTCTGGTTCGGTTTCCTGGGCGCCGCGGCCGCCGGCGGCGTCGTCTACGGCGTCAGCTCCCTCGGCCGGGCCGGGGCGACGCCGGTGAAGCTCGCCCTGGCCGGTGCCGCGGTGACGGCGGCGCTGGCCTCGGTGACCAGTGCGCTGCTGCTCACCGACCAGACCACGTTCGACCAGTACCGGTTCTGGCAGGTCGGCTCGCTGACCTGCCGCGACGCCGCGACGATCACCCAGGCCGTGCCGTTCGTGGTGGCGGGCGTGCTCCTCGCGCTGGTCGCCGCGCGCCGGCTCAACGCGCTCGCGCTCGGCGAGGACGTCGCCCGCTCGCTCGGCCAGAACGTGGCCGTGGCGCGGCTGGTGTGTGCGCTCGCCGTCGTCGTGCTCTGCGGTTCGGCGACGGCGATCGCCGGGCCGATCGCGTTCGTCGGGCTGACCGTCTCGCACGCCGCGCGGCTCGTCACCGGCCCCGACCACCGGTGGCTGCTCCCGTACTCGGCGTTGCTCGCGCCGCTGCTCCTGCTGGTCTCCGACGTCGTCGGCCGCGTGGTCGCGCGCCCGGCCGAGGTGCAGGTCGGAATCGTCACCGCGCTCGTCGGCGCGCCCGTGTTCGTGTTCCTGGTGCGGCGCCGGAAGGTCGTGGCGGTGTGA
- a CDS encoding iron chelate uptake ABC transporter family permease subunit, whose amino-acid sequence MSAVEVVAVARRRGAARARVVTLGLLLAIVVVFAGSLAVGDFPVPLADLPGLLFGNGVGRAAYVVTELRLPRAVTGVLVGVAFGTSGALFQRLLRNPLASPDVIGVTQGASAAAVVAIVLFGAAGPVVSAAALAGALLTGATIYLLARRGGVHGYRLVLVGVGVGAVLTSVVSYLMTWADVTLAQQALVWLTGNLNGRSWEHVIPLAVALAVLLPAALLRGRALAGLQLGDDTAAGLGLDVERSRLALLLIAVASAALATAAAGPVAFVAFVADPIATRLVGGARAGLLPAALTGALVVLLGDFAAQHLLGEQLPVGVVTGAVGAPYLLWLLATANRAGRV is encoded by the coding sequence GTGAGCGCCGTCGAGGTGGTCGCCGTCGCGCGTCGACGCGGCGCCGCCCGGGCCCGCGTGGTGACACTGGGGTTGCTGCTGGCGATCGTCGTCGTCTTCGCGGGATCGCTGGCCGTGGGTGACTTCCCGGTGCCGCTCGCCGACCTCCCGGGACTCCTGTTCGGCAACGGAGTGGGCCGCGCCGCCTACGTCGTGACGGAACTCCGGCTGCCGAGAGCGGTCACCGGCGTCCTCGTCGGCGTCGCCTTCGGGACGTCCGGGGCGCTCTTCCAGCGGCTGCTGCGCAATCCGCTGGCCAGCCCGGACGTCATCGGCGTGACGCAGGGCGCGAGCGCCGCGGCGGTCGTCGCGATCGTGCTGTTCGGTGCCGCGGGCCCGGTGGTTTCGGCCGCGGCCCTGGCCGGCGCGTTGCTCACGGGTGCCACGATCTACCTGCTCGCCCGCCGTGGTGGCGTCCACGGCTACCGGCTGGTGCTCGTCGGCGTCGGCGTCGGCGCGGTGCTGACGAGCGTCGTCTCGTACCTGATGACCTGGGCCGACGTCACCCTCGCCCAGCAGGCCCTGGTGTGGCTGACCGGCAACCTCAACGGGCGGAGCTGGGAGCACGTCATCCCGCTCGCGGTCGCGCTCGCCGTCCTGCTGCCGGCGGCGCTGCTCCGGGGCCGCGCGCTCGCCGGGCTCCAGCTGGGCGACGACACGGCGGCGGGGCTGGGGCTCGACGTCGAACGCAGCCGCCTGGCTCTGCTGCTGATCGCCGTCGCGTCGGCCGCGTTGGCGACGGCGGCCGCGGGGCCGGTCGCCTTCGTCGCCTTCGTGGCCGACCCGATCGCGACGCGGCTCGTCGGTGGCGCTCGCGCGGGACTGCTTCCCGCGGCGCTGACCGGCGCGCTCGTCGTGCTGCTGGGCGACTTCGCAGCCCAGCACCTGCTCGGCGAGCAGCTGCCGGTCGGTGTCGTCACCGGCGCCGTCGGCGCCCCGTACCTGCTGTGGCTGCTGGCCACCGCCAACCGCGCCGGGCGAGTGTGA